A region of Piscinibacter gummiphilus DNA encodes the following proteins:
- a CDS encoding TetR/AcrR family transcriptional regulator: MSSQPVPTRLTDRKRDAIVVAAIAEFREHGFAGTSMDRIAAAAEVSKRTVYNHFPSKDELFAAILSQLWERSQGLAGVAYAPKQPLRAQLLELLGQKMQLLNDPSFIDLSRVAMAEMMHTPERAQDMVARLPEKEEGLATWVREAQRDGRLRAGVDPAYAAQQLQGLIKSFAFWPQLAMGQPPLDPARQQQVLADSVDLFLGFYAT, encoded by the coding sequence ATGAGTTCACAACCCGTGCCCACCCGCCTCACCGACCGCAAGCGCGACGCCATCGTGGTCGCCGCCATCGCCGAGTTCCGCGAACACGGGTTCGCCGGCACCAGCATGGACCGCATCGCGGCTGCGGCGGAGGTGTCCAAGCGCACCGTCTACAACCACTTCCCGAGCAAGGACGAGCTGTTCGCCGCGATCCTGTCGCAGCTGTGGGAACGCAGCCAGGGGCTCGCGGGGGTGGCGTACGCACCGAAGCAGCCGCTGCGGGCGCAGCTGCTGGAACTCCTCGGCCAGAAGATGCAACTGCTCAACGACCCGAGCTTCATCGACCTGTCGCGCGTGGCGATGGCGGAGATGATGCACACGCCCGAGCGGGCGCAGGACATGGTGGCGCGCCTGCCCGAGAAGGAAGAGGGTCTCGCCACCTGGGTGCGCGAGGCGCAGCGCGACGGGCGGCTGCGCGCCGGGGTCGACCCGGCCTATGCCGCGCAGCAGCTGCAGGGCCTGATCAAGTCGTTTGCGTTCTGGCCGCAACTGGCGATGGGGCAGCCGCCGCTCGATCCGGCGCGGCAGCAGCAGGTGCTGGCCGACAGCGTCGACCTGTTCCTCGGCTTCTACGCCACCTGA